From the genome of Agrobacterium tumefaciens:
CGGGAACCGCATGGAAGCATCTGGGCATGCAACCGCCAAAGGACCTTGAGGCAGCGCAATTCAGGCTGACGCTGGACGAGGATTAAACCTTCGACCTCCTGGTTTCATGCCGCGATTTGACGATTGGCTGGTCTCAAAACGAAGGGAGGGGAAGATGCCGGACTATGATGCGGCGCGTGTTTTTCGCAAGCTGGCGCGGAACAATCGCCTTGCCAATTTTCGGCTGCATAACGCCTGTTTATTGTTGCCGCAGGACGAATTCGTCGCGCCCCGAACGAGCTTCTTTCCAACCATTCGCGCGACATTGAACCATATCCACATCATTGATGTCTTTTATATCGATGCACTGAAAGGCGGCACCCTCGGTCCTGCAGCATGGGCAAATGAGGAGCCCTACCTGACGATGGAAGCGTTGCGACAGGCCCAGGCGAAACTCGATGACGACCTGATTGTTTTTGTCGAAGAGCTTGATGAAGGCAGTCTTGCCGCAACGGTCAACATTCACCGCGGCAAGCGCATTCAGCAGGATCGCTGCGACGACATTCTCAGTCATCTCTTCCAGCACCAGACGCACCACCGCGGACAGGTGCACGCGATGTTATCAGGCACGAGTGTGAAACCACCGCAACTCGATGAATTCATTGTTGGCGATGACGCAGTGGCAAGAGAAACCGAGATGGATGCGTTAGAATGGCGCGAAGAT
Proteins encoded in this window:
- a CDS encoding damage-inducible protein DinB yields the protein MPDYDAARVFRKLARNNRLANFRLHNACLLLPQDEFVAPRTSFFPTIRATLNHIHIIDVFYIDALKGGTLGPAAWANEEPYLTMEALRQAQAKLDDDLIVFVEELDEGSLAATVNIHRGKRIQQDRCDDILSHLFQHQTHHRGQVHAMLSGTSVKPPQLDEFIVGDDAVARETEMDALEWREDDLMSPVHRPLNDV